A stretch of the Streptomyces venezuelae genome encodes the following:
- a CDS encoding diacylglycerol kinase: MSAPEPTMSEAGAPVGALLVLVDPVARRLDGESVRIAKDVLSAGAAAKICLPETPEEFARALARRGHRRPVIVGDDRALVRAVGLLHRERALAAAGALSLVPVGPLSALPLAHALGVPTGTVAAARAVLDGAVRTYDLLVDDSDGVVLGGLRIPPVSAAGPGAGAGARGRRPAAARSVWSACRSLVRTLGRPPVAGSAGSGGSAGADVGAGAGRGAGAAGVAASGVSAARAAHRLRVEADGVLLADLDRSVEDVSVVGRDGLAEVVVRTGGGAAGTVTALARTVTVSGADFRYRADHAVAGPVRRRTWTLYPSAWSLTVARDPADPA; the protein is encoded by the coding sequence GTGTCGGCTCCAGAGCCCACCATGAGCGAGGCGGGCGCGCCGGTAGGTGCCCTGCTTGTGCTCGTCGACCCGGTCGCCCGCCGTCTTGACGGCGAGTCCGTGCGGATCGCGAAGGATGTGCTGAGTGCGGGGGCGGCGGCGAAAATCTGCCTCCCCGAGACCCCTGAGGAGTTCGCGCGGGCGCTCGCCCGCCGGGGTCATCGGCGCCCGGTGATCGTGGGGGACGACCGGGCGCTGGTGCGGGCGGTGGGGCTGCTGCACCGGGAGCGGGCCCTGGCCGCGGCCGGGGCGCTGTCGCTGGTGCCGGTGGGGCCGCTGTCGGCGCTGCCGCTGGCGCATGCGCTGGGCGTTCCGACCGGGACGGTGGCGGCGGCGCGGGCGGTGCTGGACGGCGCGGTGCGGACGTACGACCTGCTGGTCGACGACAGCGACGGGGTGGTGCTGGGCGGGCTGCGGATCCCGCCGGTGTCGGCGGCGGGGCCGGGTGCGGGTGCGGGTGCCCGTGGCCGGCGGCCGGCGGCGGCGCGGTCGGTGTGGAGTGCGTGCAGGTCGCTGGTACGGACGCTGGGGCGCCCGCCGGTGGCCGGTTCGGCCGGTTCGGGCGGTTCGGCGGGCGCGGACGTGGGTGCCGGTGCAGGCAGGGGTGCGGGGGCTGCCGGGGTGGCGGCGTCCGGCGTGTCCGCGGCGCGGGCGGCGCACCGGCTGCGGGTGGAGGCGGACGGGGTGCTGCTGGCCGATCTGGACCGGTCGGTGGAGGACGTGTCGGTGGTGGGCCGGGACGGGCTGGCCGAGGTGGTCGTCCGTACGGGTGGCGGCGCCGCCGGCACGGTGACGGCGTTGGCCCGTACGGTGACGGTCTCGGGGGCGGATTTCCGCTACCGGGCTGACCATGCGGTGGCAGGGCCGGTGCGGCGCCGGACGTGGACGCTGTATCCGTCGGCCTGGAGCCTGACGGTGGCCCGGGACCCGGCCGACCCGGCTTGA
- a CDS encoding GbsR/MarR family transcriptional regulator, whose amino-acid sequence MGVTQENDGERRDREAVSRFVERFAGQLTDAGMQRMAARVFACLLASDKGSMTSAELGKALQVSPAAVSGAIGYLSQVDMVSREREPGSRRDRYVLHNELWYETFTRRDQVLSSWERTLREGAVSLGPHSPAGTRVAETAAFFEFLQGEMLSMLDRWRTHRATLDLDRDLAEGLSGGAPESGGRNPADRA is encoded by the coding sequence ATGGGTGTGACGCAGGAGAACGACGGCGAGCGGCGGGACCGGGAGGCGGTGTCGCGTTTCGTCGAGCGGTTCGCGGGCCAGCTGACCGACGCCGGCATGCAACGGATGGCAGCGCGGGTCTTCGCCTGCCTGCTGGCCAGCGACAAGGGCAGCATGACCTCGGCGGAGCTCGGCAAGGCCCTGCAGGTCAGCCCGGCGGCGGTCTCAGGCGCGATCGGCTACCTGAGCCAGGTCGACATGGTCAGCCGGGAACGCGAGCCGGGCTCCCGCCGGGACCGGTACGTGCTGCACAACGAGCTCTGGTACGAGACCTTCACCCGCCGCGACCAGGTGCTGAGCAGCTGGGAGCGGACGCTGCGCGAGGGCGCGGTCAGCCTCGGCCCGCACTCCCCGGCCGGCACCCGGGTCGCGGAAACCGCCGCGTTCTTCGAATTCCTCCAGGGGGAGATGCTCTCCATGCTGGACCGCTGGCGCACGCACAGGGCGACGCTGGACCTCGACCGGGACCTGGCGGAGGGGCTGAGCGGGGGCGCCCCGGAGTCCGGCGGACGGAACCCGGCGGACCGGGCCTGA
- a CDS encoding ABC transporter ATP-binding protein has product MTKAISVAGLHKAFGRTHALDGLDLSVATGEVHGFLGPNGAGKSTTIRVLLGLLRADSGTAELLGGDPWADAVALHRRIAYVPGDVTLWRNLSGGEVIDLYGRLRGGLDRARRASLIERFELDPTKKGRTYSKGNRQKVALVAAFASDAELLILDEPTSGLDPLMEEVFRSCVTEARAAGRTVLLSSHILSEVETLCDRVSIIRKGRTVETGTLADLRHLTRTSVSAELAGPPNGVAHLPGVYDVDITGHRVRLQVDTDKLDAVLRALTDSGVRSLTSTPPTLEELFLRHYTAEEANAR; this is encoded by the coding sequence ATGACGAAGGCAATCAGCGTCGCCGGACTTCACAAGGCGTTCGGCCGCACGCATGCACTGGACGGCCTCGACCTCTCGGTGGCCACCGGCGAGGTCCACGGCTTCCTCGGCCCCAACGGAGCCGGCAAGTCCACCACCATCCGGGTCCTGCTCGGCCTGCTGCGCGCCGACTCCGGCACCGCCGAACTGCTCGGCGGCGACCCGTGGGCCGACGCCGTCGCCCTGCACCGCCGCATCGCCTACGTCCCCGGGGACGTCACCCTGTGGCGCAACCTCTCGGGCGGTGAGGTCATCGACCTCTACGGCCGGCTGCGCGGCGGCCTCGACCGGGCCCGCCGGGCCTCCCTGATCGAACGCTTCGAGCTCGACCCCACGAAAAAGGGCCGCACCTACTCCAAGGGCAACCGGCAGAAGGTCGCCCTGGTCGCCGCATTCGCCTCCGACGCCGAGCTGCTCATCCTGGACGAGCCCACCTCCGGTCTCGACCCGCTGATGGAGGAGGTCTTCCGGAGCTGCGTCACCGAGGCGCGTGCCGCCGGCCGGACCGTGCTGCTCAGCTCGCACATCCTGAGCGAGGTGGAGACCCTCTGCGACCGGGTCAGCATCATCCGCAAGGGGCGCACCGTCGAGACCGGCACCCTTGCCGACCTGCGGCACCTCACCCGTACGTCGGTCAGTGCCGAGCTCGCCGGCCCGCCCAACGGGGTCGCGCACCTGCCCGGTGTGTACGACGTGGACATCACCGGCCACCGGGTCCGGCTCCAGGTGGACACCGACAAGCTGGATGCGGTGCTGCGGGCGCTCACCGACTCGGGCGTGCGGTCGCTCACTTCGACCCCGCCCACCCTGGAGGAGCTCTTCCTCCGCCACTACACGGCAGAGGAAGCGAACGCACGATGA
- a CDS encoding ABC transporter permease, producing MSGSNSSHRQLAGTGILLRLALRRDRVMMPVWILATGLIVVSMPGSLGNIYATAAERAGIAATMNANGSMRALYGPVFGDSLGALTAWRIGGFAAVLAAVMSLVIVVRHTREEEETGRQELLSAAMVGRRAPLTAALLAALVANGLLGLLIAGGLAGRGAGGALALGLGIAATGMLFATTAALAAQLTESARFAKGLAVAVLGAAFVLRAAGDAGERGGSSVLTWASPLGWLENVRPFAAERWWVLGLMAGVVAGQAVLAYVLAGRRDLGMSFLPTRPGPAEGRLGSAGALAWRLQRGAVLGWSVGFLLAGVVFGGMADGAADLVGDNERTREIFERMGGQSELTDAFLAAIAGLLGMVAALYIVASVLRLHGEETGQRAEPLLAGPVGRPAWAGGHLVIAFGGAALILALGGLGLGIGHGRGVGAALGATLVQLPAVWVIGALAVLLYGVAPRYAGAAWAVAGTALALGWIGPALNLPQGVLNLSPFAHLPKLPGSEGLAGAEGAAVLLLAALAAALAGAGLAALRRRDMVS from the coding sequence ATGAGCGGCAGCAACAGCAGCCACCGCCAACTGGCCGGAACCGGGATCCTGCTGCGGCTGGCCCTGCGCCGTGACCGCGTCATGATGCCGGTCTGGATCCTGGCCACCGGGCTGATCGTGGTCAGCATGCCGGGATCGCTGGGGAACATCTACGCCACGGCCGCCGAGCGGGCCGGGATCGCCGCCACCATGAATGCGAACGGCTCGATGCGCGCCCTGTACGGGCCGGTGTTCGGGGATTCCCTCGGAGCCCTGACGGCCTGGCGGATCGGCGGCTTTGCCGCGGTGCTGGCCGCGGTCATGAGTCTGGTCATCGTGGTCCGGCACACCCGGGAGGAAGAGGAGACGGGACGTCAGGAGCTGTTGTCCGCGGCGATGGTGGGGCGGCGGGCCCCGCTGACCGCGGCGCTGCTGGCCGCCCTGGTGGCCAATGGGCTGCTGGGCCTGCTCATCGCGGGCGGCCTGGCCGGCCGGGGTGCGGGCGGGGCGCTCGCACTCGGTCTCGGGATCGCGGCCACCGGGATGCTGTTCGCGACCACGGCCGCCCTGGCGGCCCAGCTGACCGAGAGTGCGCGGTTCGCCAAGGGCCTGGCGGTGGCCGTGCTGGGTGCGGCCTTCGTACTGAGGGCGGCGGGCGATGCGGGGGAGCGGGGCGGGAGTTCGGTACTGACCTGGGCCTCGCCGCTCGGCTGGCTGGAGAACGTACGTCCCTTCGCCGCCGAACGCTGGTGGGTGCTGGGGCTGATGGCCGGGGTGGTCGCCGGGCAGGCGGTGCTCGCATATGTGCTGGCCGGGCGGCGTGATCTGGGCATGAGCTTCCTGCCGACCCGGCCGGGGCCGGCCGAGGGCCGGCTCGGGTCGGCGGGTGCGCTGGCCTGGCGGCTGCAGCGGGGCGCCGTGCTCGGCTGGAGCGTGGGGTTCCTGCTGGCCGGAGTCGTGTTCGGCGGGATGGCGGACGGGGCCGCCGACCTGGTCGGCGACAACGAGCGGACCCGCGAGATCTTCGAGCGGATGGGCGGGCAGAGCGAACTGACCGATGCGTTCCTTGCGGCGATCGCCGGGCTGCTCGGCATGGTGGCCGCGCTCTACATCGTGGCCTCGGTGCTGCGGCTGCACGGTGAGGAGACGGGGCAGCGTGCCGAACCGCTGCTGGCCGGCCCGGTCGGCCGGCCGGCCTGGGCGGGCGGGCACCTGGTGATCGCCTTCGGCGGTGCCGCGCTGATCCTGGCACTGGGCGGGCTCGGGCTCGGCATCGGGCACGGCAGGGGAGTGGGCGCGGCCTTGGGGGCGACCCTGGTGCAGCTGCCGGCGGTGTGGGTGATCGGGGCACTGGCGGTGCTGCTGTACGGTGTGGCGCCGCGGTATGCGGGGGCGGCCTGGGCGGTGGCCGGGACCGCGCTGGCCCTGGGCTGGATCGGCCCGGCGCTGAACCTGCCGCAGGGGGTGCTGAACCTGTCGCCCTTCGCCCACCTGCCGAAACTGCCGGGGTCCGAGGGGCTTGCGGGGGCGGAGGGGGCTGCGGTCCTGCTGCTGGCCGCCCTGGCGGCGGCCCTGGCCGGCGCCGGCCTCGCGGCCCTGCGCCGCAGGGACATGGTGTCCTAG
- a CDS encoding cytochrome P450, with product MDFDPWDPSFVADPYPAYRELRARGRAVWCEATGQWLVPHHADVSALLRDRRLGRTYLHRFSYEEFGQTPPPAAHEPFHVLNGNGLLDLEDPAHARVRKLVSKAFTPRTVERLAPTVRRMAQDLVAAFVAEGGGDLLTAVAEPLPVAVIAELLGVPEADRGLLRPWSAAICGMFELRPDEDTAARAVAASVEFSSYLHGLIGERRAKPGEDLISALIAAHDEEGRLSEQEMISTCVLLLNAGHEATVNTTVNGWWALFRNPEQLRELRERPAEMLSTAVDELMRYDTPLQMFERWVLDEVSIGDTVLPRGAEVALLFGSANRDPARFERPDELDLLRRDNPHLSFGAGIHYCLGAPLARLELMASFGAFLDPHVPPIRLLREPEWQDGYVIRGLRELLVDC from the coding sequence ATGGACTTCGATCCGTGGGACCCCTCGTTCGTTGCCGATCCGTACCCCGCCTACCGGGAGTTGCGGGCGCGGGGGAGGGCCGTGTGGTGCGAGGCGACCGGGCAGTGGCTGGTGCCGCACCATGCGGACGTGAGTGCGCTGCTGCGGGACCGGCGGCTGGGGCGGACCTATCTGCACCGGTTCTCCTACGAGGAGTTCGGGCAGACCCCGCCGCCCGCCGCACACGAGCCGTTCCACGTCCTGAACGGGAACGGGCTGCTGGATCTGGAGGATCCCGCCCATGCGCGGGTGCGGAAGCTGGTGTCCAAGGCGTTCACGCCGCGGACGGTGGAGCGGCTGGCGCCCACCGTCCGGCGGATGGCGCAGGATCTGGTGGCCGCGTTCGTCGCCGAGGGCGGCGGGGATCTGCTGACGGCGGTCGCCGAGCCGCTGCCGGTGGCGGTGATCGCCGAGCTGCTGGGGGTGCCGGAGGCGGACCGGGGGCTGTTGCGGCCGTGGTCGGCGGCCATCTGCGGGATGTTCGAGCTGCGGCCGGACGAGGACACGGCGGCACGGGCCGTGGCGGCGTCGGTGGAGTTCAGTTCCTACCTGCACGGCCTGATCGGTGAGCGGCGCGCGAAACCCGGGGAAGATCTGATCTCCGCGCTGATCGCCGCCCACGACGAGGAGGGCCGGCTCAGCGAACAGGAGATGATCTCCACCTGTGTGCTGCTGCTGAACGCGGGCCACGAGGCCACCGTGAACACGACGGTGAACGGCTGGTGGGCGCTGTTCCGCAATCCGGAGCAACTGCGGGAGCTGCGGGAGCGCCCTGCCGAAATGTTGTCCACAGCTGTGGATGAACTCATGCGGTACGACACCCCGCTGCAGATGTTCGAGCGGTGGGTGCTGGACGAGGTGAGCATCGGGGACACCGTCCTCCCACGCGGCGCCGAGGTGGCCCTGCTGTTCGGGTCCGCCAACCGGGACCCGGCCCGGTTCGAACGTCCCGACGAGCTGGATCTCCTGCGCCGGGACAATCCCCACCTCAGCTTCGGGGCCGGGATCCACTACTGCCTCGGGGCTCCGCTGGCCCGGCTGGAACTCATGGCCTCTTTCGGAGCCTTCCTGGACCCGCACGTCCCGCCCATCCGGCTGCTCCGCGAGCCGGAGTGGCAGGACGGGTACGTGATCCGCGGCCTGCGGGAGCTCCTCGTGGACTGCTAG
- a CDS encoding response regulator: protein MTEPAIRVLIVDDQMMVREGFSVLLNAMPGIEVVGEAVDGREAIAQVAALRPDVVLMDIRMPEMNGLEATRQIVAADADAKVLVLTTFDLDEYVYQALRAGASGFLLKDASARQLADGVRVVAAGEALLAPSVTRRLLSEFSRLSDVPRPADRVAVEELTDRETEVLVLIAQGLSNAEIAERLVIAESTIKTHVSRILVKLGLRDRTQAAVYAYETRLVTPS from the coding sequence ATGACCGAGCCGGCGATCAGAGTGCTGATCGTGGACGACCAGATGATGGTCCGGGAGGGATTCTCCGTCCTGCTGAACGCCATGCCGGGCATCGAGGTGGTCGGCGAGGCGGTGGACGGCCGGGAGGCCATCGCCCAGGTGGCGGCGCTGCGTCCGGATGTGGTGCTGATGGACATCCGGATGCCGGAGATGAACGGGCTGGAGGCGACCCGGCAGATCGTGGCGGCGGACGCGGATGCGAAGGTGCTGGTCCTGACGACCTTCGACCTCGACGAGTACGTGTACCAGGCGCTGCGGGCCGGAGCCTCTGGATTCCTGCTCAAGGATGCGTCGGCCCGTCAGCTGGCGGACGGTGTCCGGGTGGTGGCGGCCGGGGAGGCCCTGCTGGCCCCGTCGGTGACCCGGCGGCTGCTGTCGGAGTTCTCCCGGCTGTCGGACGTGCCCAGACCCGCGGACCGGGTGGCGGTGGAGGAGCTGACGGACCGGGAGACGGAGGTGCTGGTCCTGATCGCCCAGGGCCTGTCCAATGCGGAGATAGCCGAGCGGCTGGTCATAGCGGAGTCCACGATCAAAACGCATGTGAGCCGGATTCTGGTGAAGCTGGGTCTGCGGGACCGGACCCAGGCCGCGGTGTACGCCTACGAGACGCGTCTGGTCACCCCGTCGTAG